TCCTTGCCAATGAATACGCCACCTTTGAGGAGCCAGTTCTTGTCGGGTGTGAGCGTGAGATCTTCCATCACGTCGCCGCTGATCACGCAGGCGCTGCCTTGCATGCTCACGCTGGGATGGGGGGGGCAGCCCGTGGCTGCGCCGGCACCTGCCCCACCGCCGGCGCCCCCGGCGTCAGCCCCGGCCATGCCGGCATCGCCCGTGCCCGCTTCGCCGCTGCCCGCACCGCCGCCGGGCATGTCCATCGCGTCGTCGCCGCAGGCCGAGAGCGCAAGTACCAGTGCAACGGCCCGGAGATTCGAACCGAGCTTCTTTGCTGTCGTGCCTGAATCGACAAGCCCTGGCGCCCTCGATCGTACGAAAATCCTGTCCATCTGGGTCTCCTCGCTCGCTCGTGTCCCCAAGCGCAGGACGCGCCGGCACACTCCCGCGTGCAGCTATTTGCTGGTCCGAGATGGCGGATCCGAGGCGGTTCGGAAAACTCCATGTGACAGCGGCGCGCCGGCTGGCCCCGATTCGATCACCCAAAAGGTGACGAAAGCAGCTAGCGACGAGAATCCCTGGAGTTCGCGCTGTTGTGACCCGGATGTCACACGGCTGCGGCTTGGAGCGCGAAAGCTGTTCGGCCCATGCTGGGACTTGTCCTGACCATCGAGGATGAGGCCGACCTTGCGCGCAAGCTGCAGGACCACCTGAATCGTGAGGGCTTCGCAGCACGCGTGGCATCCACAGGCGTCAGGGGAATCGAGCTGACCCTCGGCTCACCCGTGCCCGATCTGGTGCTGCTCGGGCTGCGGCTACCCGACATTCCGGGAATCGAAGTCTGCAGGCGCATTCGCCAGGAGCCGGCAACGCACAACGTCCCGATCATCGTGCTCGCTCCTCGGGGCGATGAGGTCGATCGCATTTTGGGCTTCGAGGTCGGCGCGGACGATTACGTCGTGAGACCCTTCAGCATGCGAGAGCTCATGCTGCGCGTGCGCGCCGTTCTCAGGCGCGGCTCGGCTCCTGTCAAGGGCTTGGGCCAGCTCCGCGCGGATGGCCTCAGATTGGATCCAGCAAGCCATCGCGTCTGGGTCGACGGCGAAGAGATCGTGCTCACGGCGCTCGAATTCCGGCTGCTCAGGACGCTGCTCTCCCACAAAGAGCAGGTGCAGACGCGAAAGCAGCTGCTCCAGGAGGTCTGGCACGTACCAGGGGAGATGGCCACCCGAACGGTGGACACGCATATGAACCGCCTTCGCCAAAAGCTCGGCAAGTCCGGAACTCACATCGAGACACTGCGCGGGGTCGGGTATCGCTTCTGTGGGGCACGAGGCGTGGGCGGGGGCGCCGCACGGTAAGGCGGCTCTCAGGAGATCGCTACCCGACCGGCCCGATGCACGCGGCGGTGTTGCCGCCGTACGCCAGTTCCGGCGCGTCCGTTCTCTTCGGTGTCGGGTCAGAATAATGCCGCCAGCGGCTTCGAGGCGGCCGGCCAGCAAGGCGCGCCGTCGCGCGAATACTCCCTGTATTCGAAGGCGGCGCAACACTGCCGGGCGGGATGGATCGAAAGCGAGGTGGCGATGTTATTTTGACGCGACGCCTTCGGGACTCGTGCAATCATTCGTGCCATAGTGGAGTCGTGCAACCCGCACGCAAGCTCGCGACCTACGAGGACCTTCTGGCGCTGCCCGAGGAGGAGCGAGCCGAAGTGTTCGCCGGTGAGATCATCACTCAGCCCTCGCCGCTGCCTCGCCACAACCGCGTGACGCGCGCAGTCGGTAGCTTTGTCGGACGCCCGTTCGACGACGACCACGGGCATGGAGGCCCCGGTGGCTGGTGGATCATCCCGGACGTGGACGTGCGGCTTTCGAAGCACGAGATCGTACGCCCGGACATGGCTGGCTGGCGCCGGGAGCGGCTGGCACAGCCGTGGGAGCAACGGCCGATCGACGTCGTGCCGGACTGGGTCTGCGAAGTGCTTTCGCCGTCGAACGCCAAGCACGACCGGGTGCGCAAGGCGAACCTGTATGCAGCCAGCCACGTCGCGTTCTACTGGATCATAGACGTCGACGAGAGGATCGTAGAAGCGTTTCAGCTGCGCGACGGGGGCTGGTTCAGGCTCGGCGGGTGGGGCGACGGCGATAGCGTCGCCGTGCCGCCCTTCGACGCGATCACGCTCGACATCGGGCGGCTCTTTCCACCGGAGTAGTCGACGGGCGGTCCCTGCTTCGGGTGTCCGCCCTTGCGCGGCGTTGCTGCGGGCCCGAAGCTGCGGAGGCGGTTGCTCGTGCCGTGCGCCTGAACCTCGTCACCGGGACGCAAACGATCCGGCTCAGGCTGCGGCTACGGGGGTCGAGTTCCGGGGCTCGCGACAGCGAATCGGCTCGCGCACACCGATTCTAGGAACGAAGTTGTACAGGCGTTCCAGAAGCTCCGGAGTGGCGCGTTGACCACGGGCCACCAAGAGCACGCCCGTCTTGGCCCTTACGTCCTCCACGAAGATCATATCCGGTCGCACCTGTGAAAGCGGAAGCTCCTGAATCGCCGGCCTCTGGCCTTTGTGGCCGCGTAGCTCCTTGAGCAGCGCCAAGAGTTTCGGATCGTAGTGGCCCTCTCGACCATCCAGCATCTGAAAGGCGGTTGCCACGTCGAGGCCACGGGCTTCCAGCGTATCCATGTCGCTGACTACCTTGAGCAGCCGCGCGCCAAGGGGAATGCTCTCGCCCCGCGGCCCGCCGCCACCGGCGCCGTCGAAGCGCGCGTGCTGCGCGGCGAGGATCTCACCCACGGGCTCCAGCCTCGGAATCGAGCCCAAGAGGCGCTCGGCAACCGCGGGCATGCGCTTGACCATTGCCTCTTCGGCGTCGCTCAACTCTGCACCGTGGTAGAGCTTGCTAGCCGTGTCGGGCGGCAGGACCACGGACCCGATTTGCGAGAGCATCGCAGCGACCTCGATGAACCACGTGTCCCCGAGACTTAAGTGCTTGCACAAAGTAGTGGCCCATTGCTTGAGTCGCGACGCACGACCGAAGGCCTCCGGACTTGCCAGGGACAACACTTCGGTAAGCGCATCGACGCTCCCTCGCAGGGTCTGTTCGAGCAAGACGCGCTCCGCTGTGACCAGGCGATACTGTTCGCACGCGGCTTTCACAGCCTGCGTGAGTAGATCGGAAGGGCAGGGCTTGCTCAAGAAGCGGAAGATCGCGCCCTGGTTGACTGCACCGATCGCAGCTTTCAGGTCCGCATTTCCGGTCAGCAATATGCGGACGGTATCGGGCTGCAGCGTGCGCACGCGACGCAGGAATTCGATGCCGTCCATGCGCGGCATGCGTAGATCGGAGACCACTACCGAAAAGGGCTGCTCGCGCTCCATGATCGCAAGGCCTTCGGGAGCTCCGATCGCAGTCGTAAGCGCAAAACCGCGTCGCAGCTGCCTCCGCAGCCCGTCGAGCACATTCGGCTCGTCGTCCACGCACAAGACTCGTGGTTTGTCGTGTGATGTCATCTCAAAACCGCCTTGGCCACCGCGGAAGTAAGGCCTTGTGCCAGCTCGCTCCACTCGGAGAGTCTCGCTACGACGCCTACACGCTCCAGGTATTCGTAGTCGAAGCTGGGTCCGGTTGGATCCTCGCGACTGGAAACCTCGTGCGCAAGCACGTCGGCCACGTGCACTGCTCCCAACACGCCGAACTCTTCGCCGGGTGCGGCATCGGGCTCATGATGATGCGCGACGGCCTCGACGATCGTGTAGGGCAGGCCCCACACCCCCAGCAGATATGCGCCGATATGGGCGTGAGGAGCCCCGAGCACCTCGCGCTCGATCTCGTGTGGCTCGCGGCCTTCCGCTTGCGCCCGCTCGCTGATAATGCGGAACTCCGCCGGCAACTGGGCAAGCATGACGAGTTTGCCCACGTCGTGCAATAGCGCGGACATGTAGGCGTCCTCGGAAGCACGTCGATCGCTGACGATGCGCATCGCGATGCATGCTGCCATCAGCGCGTGTTCTTGCTGCGCTTCCATGACCGCGAGCGCCGCCTTGTCCGAGGTGTTGAAGCAGCGGAACACATCGATGCTCAGGACCAAGTTTTTGAGCATGTTGGTACCCAACAGCGAGGCGGCCTCCGCAACCCTGGCAACCCGTCTAGGCAGGCCGAAGAATGCGGAGTTGACCAACTGCAGGGTCTTGGCGCTCATGGCAGCGTCCTGCTCGATGAGCTGGGCCACCTTGCCGATGTCCACGTCAGGCTCCGCCAGGGCCTTGGTCACTGCCATGTGTACGCGAGGCACGCTGGGCAGACTGCCCACCTTGCTTACCGCGCGCCGAATCTCCTCACGCCTGAGCAGCACGTGCAGGTCGCACGCGCGCTCGATGGCCTGCTTGAGCACCTCCGGATTGCACGGCTTGACCAGGAACTGGTGCGCGACTGGGACCGCTCGCAGAGCCGCCTCCAGCTCGGTGTGCCCAGAAAGCACGATGCGCACCACCTCGGGCCACCGCTGCTGTGCCTGGGCAAGCAGCTCAGCGCCGTTGACACCAGGCATGCGCATGTCGGTGACCAGCACATCGAAGTGCCCCGAATCCAACTGCGCGAGGGCTGCCTCGCCCCCGCCAGCGAAGCTCATGTCCCATTCCTTCCTGTACACCCGCAACATGCGCCGCAGACCCGACAGCACGTTGGGTTCATCGTCCACGAAGAGAATACGTTTCATCTGGTCGCCGCCAGGGGCCCGCTCTCGTTGAGTCGGTGCCTCGGACTGGGAACGGCGGAGAGAGGCCCCAGTTGAGGGGGAGGTCCCGGCGCGCGACCGAGCCCGGGTGCGATTCCGAGACGGAGGTCGGATTCCGAGACGGACAGCCGATACCGATTCCGGTGTCGAGGAGGTGCAACACCGCCGGCGGCCGTCGGAGCCGGCGGGAATCCATCATAATCCCTGGCAAGCGGTACTAGGGGGTGTCAGGCCAGACCATCGCGTTCGTGTGGCGGTGGACGGCCAGGATATTCGAGCCGCCGGACTCGGAAACCGCCTTCCGGAATTTGCTTGGGCTCACGCCGACGTGCTTCGTGAAGTTCTTGGCGAAGTGGCTCTGGTCGCTGAACCCGCACACCCTCGCGACGGCAGCCAGCGGCTGGGTCGAGCTCAGCAGTTGCTTCGCTTTGGCTATCTTGCAGCGCATGCGGAACTGCTGGGGCGTCTCTTGCATGGCCCTGCGAAAACGCCGCTCGAACGTGCGTCTCGACATGCCGAATTCGGCAGCAATGTCCGAAATGGTAGCCCCTTCGCATGCGCGCCGCGCAAACTCGACAACGATTTCCGGAATCTCGTCAGTGCGGCTCTCCAACGATCGCGGGGAAGCTATGTACACGCTGACATTCGTCACCCCACGGATTTCGCCGCCACGCATCCAGGGCGCCTTGATCGTGCGCCAGCGTTCGGGCGTGCCGTCCGAGTTCAACGACAGCTCCTCGTAGTCGAACAGGATGCCCTGCTCGAGGATCTGCTTCTCCTCTTCGATGTACCGGCTGGCTCTCCATTTCGGAAAGAGCTCGAGGGCCGTGCGGCCCAGGACCTCGCTCGCATCGGCGTAGCCGAAACATCGAAGCCATGCGTCGTTGACGTACACGTAGCGATGCTGCGCGTCCTTGATCACGCAGCGCAGGTCGCTGACCATACCGAACAACCGAACAAAGGGACCGACATCGGCATGACGCAGCTGGTGCATGCTGACTGCTGTCGTCCCGGAGCGCCTTGACGCCGGTGTCGCGTTTTTACCGGTTCGCGCGTCGTTCTCGGCTGCTCGTGGCAAGAATCTACTATTCATGTGTAGCCCATTATACTAGCCTTTCGTACCATGCGGGCGGATCGGCATCTCTTTCTTGTCGCGATTGGCCTGTGTCTCGCTGCCGTTTTTTGGCTGGCCGGCAGCGGAGGTGCCACGCGGCGGGAGCGCTCCGGTTTCTCTGCCTCGGTGGACACGAACAGCATTCTGAAGGTAACCAGCGCGGTCGCGGACTGGCAGCTGGCGCACCCATCCGGGCGTCCTCATTGGGACTGGACCGAAGGAGCGCTGTGGACCGGATTGCTGGCGCACGCCCACTCGACCGGTGACGACAAGTACCTCGATGCCTTGAAAAAGGTTTCCGAGAATCTCGGACACCGGCTGGGGCCACGGCGCGGGATGGGCGACGACCACGTGGTGGGCCAGCTGCACCTATGGCACTACCTGCGCGACGAGCTTCGACGGCAGCTCGGGCCGACGCGCGACGTGCTGCAGGCATTCGTGTCACGCCCGCATGATGAATCGTTGCTGTGGGTGAACCAGATTCACGAGCGCGAATGGGCCTGGTGCGACAGCCTGTACATGGTACCCCCCACGCTGGCCGCCCTGCACGCCGCAACCGGCGATCGACGCTTCCTCGACGTCATGGATCGACTCTTCTGGAAGACCACCGACTACCTCTACGACCGCGAGTCTTCACTGTACTGGCGCGACTCGAGGTATTTCGGCCAGAAGGAGGCAAACGGGGAGAAGGTCTTCTGGTCTCGAGGCAACGGTTGGGTATTCGCCGGGCTTTGCCACGTGCTTCAGCACATGCCCGAGGACTACGCGGCACGCCCGAGATACGTGAAGCTCTTCCTGGAGATGGCTGCCAAGCTGAAGAGCCTGCAGCAGCCCGACGGTTCCTGGCGCTCCTCCCTGCTGAATCCGGACGCCGCGGGCGCACCGGAGTCGTCGGGTACGGCCTTCTTTACCTACGGTTTTCTGTGGGGCATCAACAACGGGATCCTTCCGGAGGCAGAGTACAAGCCCGCTGCGCTCAAGGGCTGGCAGCGACTGGTCAAGAGCGTCCACCCTGACGGCAAGCTTGGCTTCGTCCAGAAGATCGCGGACAAGCCGGACAGCGCCACGTTCGATGAAACGGCCCCCTACGGCGTGGGCGGGTTTCTGCAGGCTGGTCACGAGCTGCACAAGCACCTGATCCTGTCAGGCAGCACGATCGCGACGCTGACGGCCAGCAACCCGAGCGAGCAGGTGCGCCTGAACGAAGTCGTGCAAGTCGATTGGGAACTGGTGCGGAGCAAGTTGCCCAAAGCCGGTGCCAGGAACGTGGGCGTGCGCGACGCCGTTCGAGGTTACTTCGTGCCGACCCAGGTGATCGACCGGGATCGAAACGGAAGCCCCGATGCGCTCCTGTTCCGGGCGGACCTGGCACCGAAGGAAAGGCGCCGGTTTCAGCTGTGTGCGTTCGGCAAGCACAAACCGAGGTTCCGCCCGAACCAGATGACGGCCCGCTTCGTACCGGAACGCAAGGACGATTTCGCCTGGGAAAACGACCGCATCGCTTATCGGGCCTATGGCCCCGCGCTCGCAAGGGAATCGGCGCGCGGTGGCATCGATGTGTGGACCAAGTCGGTGCGTACACCGATCGTCAACGAATGGTATCGGAAGGGCTCGGCCCACTACCACAGCGACCACGGCACAGGTCTCGACGGCTACAAAGTGGGCGATACCCTGGGTTGCGGTGGACTCGGGTACCTGTCAGCGGACGGCCGGCTCGTAACCAGCCCGGTCTTTGCGAAGTCCCGAGTGTTGGAGAACGGCCCGCTGCGCTTGAAGTTCGAGCTGAGGTACCCGCCCCTGAAGATCGACCAGGCTACGGTCAGCGAGGTGCGCACCATCACGATGACGACCGGTGAACACCACTTTGAAGTGCAATCCCGTTTCAAGGTGGTGGGCGATGCCACGGGTATTCGACCCGTCGCCGGGCTCGCGCTGCGCGATCCAAAGCACAAGGCGGCCGCGTTCGGCGGCGGCTTCCTGGGCTACTGGGACAACATCATGGCCCGAGAGCACGGTCATATCGGCACGTTCATCCTCAACGATGACTCCGCACACGAGTCTTATGAGAGAAAGGACGGTCACTTGCTCAAGGTCCTGGCACGGGATCTGGCTCGGCCCGTGCGCTACCGCGCGGGCGCCGTGTGGCAGAAGGTCGACGCACCGGATGCAGCCGCGTTCGAGAATCGGCTTTTTCGCATGAATCACGAAACGCGCCATCCAATCAGGGTCGATTAGCAACCGCCACACAACAACCCGTGCAGACGGACGCTGAAAACATGGCTCCTGTGTTCGACGCCAGGGTGATCCCCGTGCTCGTAGTCCGCGATGCCGCCAGAGCGGCGCCGCTGGGCCAAGCCCTGATGGATAACGGGCTTGCATTGGCCGAGGTGACCCTGCGTACCCCGGCAGCGGTCGAGGTGATCGCGGCGCTGCACGAGCTCGGGGGCCTGCGCGTGGGCGCTGGCACCGTGCTGAACGCCAAACAGGCCGAAGCCGCGGTAAAGGCAGGGGCTGGTTTCCTTGTGAGCCCCGCGCTGCACGAGGATGTGATCGCATATGCACAGTCGGCGAACGTGCCCGTCGTCCCAGGCATCGCAACCCCCTCGGAGATCGCGCGTGCCATGGCGCTCGGGCTCGAGCTGGTCAAGTTCTTCCCTGCCGAAGCGCTGGGAGGCGTCAAGCTGCTTGGCGCCCTGGGCAGCGTCTATCCACAGATGGGCCTGGTGCCCACGGGTGGCATCCACCCGGGAAATCTGCTGGAGTACCTGGCGCTACCCAACGTCGTTGCCTGCGGCGGCTCATGGATGGCTCCCGCGCGGCTGGTCGATGAGGGGAGCTTCGACGAGATCGGCAGACTCGTCCGCGAGGCGGTCGAGCTGTCCCACGATCCCTAGCGAACCAACCAGAAGGCCACAAGGAAACCATGCGAACGCACAGCACATCCCGTCCCGATTCGTATCCGAAGCTGCGAGCCGCTGACCTCAGGGATTCCTACCTGCTGGAGGACCTCTTCAAGCCGGGCGAGCTCCAGCTCGTCTACACCGATCTCGACCGCGCCGTCGTCGGTTCGGCCGTGCCGACCGGGGAGACGCTTGCCCTGGAGGCAGGCGATCGGCTCCGGGCCGATTACTTCTGCGAGCGCCGCGAGCTTGGGGTCATCAATCTGGGCCAGGCGGGCTCGGTTACCGTGGACGGCGCTGCCTACAGGATGGCCAACCGCGAGTGCCTCTACATTGGTCGTGGCTCGAAGGACATCGGTTTCAGCTCCGAGCGCGCGCAAGCGCCCGCAGGCTTCTACCTGCTCAGCTACCCGGCACACGCCGTGCATCCAACCGCCCATGGCAGGCTCGAAGACGCCAACAAGATCGAGCTCGGCAGCCAAGAGCAAGCCAGCGAGCGTCGCCTGTATCAGTTCATCCACGAGAACGGCATCCGCTCCTGCCAGCTAGTGATGGGCTTCACCGAGCTACTACCGGGGAGCGTCTGGAACACGATGCCACCGCACACTCACGACCGCCGCTCCGAAATCTACTGCTATTTCGATATCGCCGACGGCCACGCGGTGGCTCACTTCATGGGGGAAGCCCACGAGACCCGCACGCTGTGGGTGGGAGAAAAGCAAGTTGCGCTCTCGCCCTCCTGGTCGCTGCACTGCGGCGTGGGCACGGCTCCGTATGCCTTTGTCTGGGGTATGGGCGGTGAGAACCAGCGCTTCGACGACATGGACGGCTGCGCGATCCCGGGACTTCGCTGAGCGGACCGGCCCGCGCATGATGCGTACCTCGGCGCCGGCGGAAAAACGGCAACCCGAAGTCCGTCTTGGTCGTCGGAGTTTCCTTCCCCGAACGGGCCGGCGAAACGCCGATAGCGGAACTGACCCGGGGTCCCCACATCGCTGGTGCAGGAATTGACGCATGAAGAGGAGCGACTTCATTCTTGGCCTGTTGGTTGGCGCGCTCGCGGCGACCGCACTGTTCGCCTTCATCGGCAGAAAGCAGCTCGGCGAGGCTGGCGAGGCTAGCGTGCTCGGACGCGACCTGAAGATCGCTCACTCGCTGCCAACCAGCCACCCGGTACACCGCGGCATCGAGCGCTTCGCACAACGG
The Pseudomonadota bacterium DNA segment above includes these coding regions:
- a CDS encoding glycoside hydrolase family 88 protein produces the protein MRADRHLFLVAIGLCLAAVFWLAGSGGATRRERSGFSASVDTNSILKVTSAVADWQLAHPSGRPHWDWTEGALWTGLLAHAHSTGDDKYLDALKKVSENLGHRLGPRRGMGDDHVVGQLHLWHYLRDELRRQLGPTRDVLQAFVSRPHDESLLWVNQIHEREWAWCDSLYMVPPTLAALHAATGDRRFLDVMDRLFWKTTDYLYDRESSLYWRDSRYFGQKEANGEKVFWSRGNGWVFAGLCHVLQHMPEDYAARPRYVKLFLEMAAKLKSLQQPDGSWRSSLLNPDAAGAPESSGTAFFTYGFLWGINNGILPEAEYKPAALKGWQRLVKSVHPDGKLGFVQKIADKPDSATFDETAPYGVGGFLQAGHELHKHLILSGSTIATLTASNPSEQVRLNEVVQVDWELVRSKLPKAGARNVGVRDAVRGYFVPTQVIDRDRNGSPDALLFRADLAPKERRRFQLCAFGKHKPRFRPNQMTARFVPERKDDFAWENDRIAYRAYGPALARESARGGIDVWTKSVRTPIVNEWYRKGSAHYHSDHGTGLDGYKVGDTLGCGGLGYLSADGRLVTSPVFAKSRVLENGPLRLKFELRYPPLKIDQATVSEVRTITMTTGEHHFEVQSRFKVVGDATGIRPVAGLALRDPKHKAAAFGGGFLGYWDNIMAREHGHIGTFILNDDSAHESYERKDGHLLKVLARDLARPVRYRAGAVWQKVDAPDAAAFENRLFRMNHETRHPIRVD
- a CDS encoding response regulator transcription factor translates to MGLVLTIEDEADLARKLQDHLNREGFAARVASTGVRGIELTLGSPVPDLVLLGLRLPDIPGIEVCRRIRQEPATHNVPIIVLAPRGDEVDRILGFEVGADDYVVRPFSMRELMLRVRAVLRRGSAPVKGLGQLRADGLRLDPASHRVWVDGEEIVLTALEFRLLRTLLSHKEQVQTRKQLLQEVWHVPGEMATRTVDTHMNRLRQKLGKSGTHIETLRGVGYRFCGARGVGGGAAR
- a CDS encoding helix-turn-helix domain-containing protein, with amino-acid sequence MHQLRHADVGPFVRLFGMVSDLRCVIKDAQHRYVYVNDAWLRCFGYADASEVLGRTALELFPKWRASRYIEEEKQILEQGILFDYEELSLNSDGTPERWRTIKAPWMRGGEIRGVTNVSVYIASPRSLESRTDEIPEIVVEFARRACEGATISDIAAEFGMSRRTFERRFRRAMQETPQQFRMRCKIAKAKQLLSSTQPLAAVARVCGFSDQSHFAKNFTKHVGVSPSKFRKAVSESGGSNILAVHRHTNAMVWPDTP
- the eda gene encoding bifunctional 4-hydroxy-2-oxoglutarate aldolase/2-dehydro-3-deoxy-phosphogluconate aldolase: MQTDAENMAPVFDARVIPVLVVRDAARAAPLGQALMDNGLALAEVTLRTPAAVEVIAALHELGGLRVGAGTVLNAKQAEAAVKAGAGFLVSPALHEDVIAYAQSANVPVVPGIATPSEIARAMALGLELVKFFPAEALGGVKLLGALGSVYPQMGLVPTGGIHPGNLLEYLALPNVVACGGSWMAPARLVDEGSFDEIGRLVREAVELSHDP
- a CDS encoding Uma2 family endonuclease — translated: MQPARKLATYEDLLALPEEERAEVFAGEIITQPSPLPRHNRVTRAVGSFVGRPFDDDHGHGGPGGWWIIPDVDVRLSKHEIVRPDMAGWRRERLAQPWEQRPIDVVPDWVCEVLSPSNAKHDRVRKANLYAASHVAFYWIIDVDERIVEAFQLRDGGWFRLGGWGDGDSVAVPPFDAITLDIGRLFPPE
- a CDS encoding response regulator — its product is MKRILFVDDEPNVLSGLRRMLRVYRKEWDMSFAGGGEAALAQLDSGHFDVLVTDMRMPGVNGAELLAQAQQRWPEVVRIVLSGHTELEAALRAVPVAHQFLVKPCNPEVLKQAIERACDLHVLLRREEIRRAVSKVGSLPSVPRVHMAVTKALAEPDVDIGKVAQLIEQDAAMSAKTLQLVNSAFFGLPRRVARVAEAASLLGTNMLKNLVLSIDVFRCFNTSDKAALAVMEAQQEHALMAACIAMRIVSDRRASEDAYMSALLHDVGKLVMLAQLPAEFRIISERAQAEGREPHEIEREVLGAPHAHIGAYLLGVWGLPYTIVEAVAHHHEPDAAPGEEFGVLGAVHVADVLAHEVSSREDPTGPSFDYEYLERVGVVARLSEWSELAQGLTSAVAKAVLR
- a CDS encoding response regulator, which gives rise to MTSHDKPRVLCVDDEPNVLDGLRRQLRRGFALTTAIGAPEGLAIMEREQPFSVVVSDLRMPRMDGIEFLRRVRTLQPDTVRILLTGNADLKAAIGAVNQGAIFRFLSKPCPSDLLTQAVKAACEQYRLVTAERVLLEQTLRGSVDALTEVLSLASPEAFGRASRLKQWATTLCKHLSLGDTWFIEVAAMLSQIGSVVLPPDTASKLYHGAELSDAEEAMVKRMPAVAERLLGSIPRLEPVGEILAAQHARFDGAGGGGPRGESIPLGARLLKVVSDMDTLEARGLDVATAFQMLDGREGHYDPKLLALLKELRGHKGQRPAIQELPLSQVRPDMIFVEDVRAKTGVLLVARGQRATPELLERLYNFVPRIGVREPIRCREPRNSTPVAAA
- the kduI gene encoding 5-dehydro-4-deoxy-D-glucuronate isomerase, translating into MRTHSTSRPDSYPKLRAADLRDSYLLEDLFKPGELQLVYTDLDRAVVGSAVPTGETLALEAGDRLRADYFCERRELGVINLGQAGSVTVDGAAYRMANRECLYIGRGSKDIGFSSERAQAPAGFYLLSYPAHAVHPTAHGRLEDANKIELGSQEQASERRLYQFIHENGIRSCQLVMGFTELLPGSVWNTMPPHTHDRRSEIYCYFDIADGHAVAHFMGEAHETRTLWVGEKQVALSPSWSLHCGVGTAPYAFVWGMGGENQRFDDMDGCAIPGLR